A stretch of Cucumis sativus cultivar 9930 chromosome 2, Cucumber_9930_V3, whole genome shotgun sequence DNA encodes these proteins:
- the LOC101210116 gene encoding heparan-alpha-glucosaminide N-acetyltransferase isoform X3, translated as MAYDWSCTMRIPNQLMAIEKVTLRTLKLLFWGLLLQGGYSHAPDKLTYGVDVRKIRLFGILQRIALAYLVVAFVEVLSRKTQSNVQPFNHFSIFKSYFWNWLVGACILVVYFALLYGIYVPDWQFTVTDSESVYYGRNFTVACGVRGNLDPPCNAVGYIDRKVLGINHLYAHPAWRRSEACTENSPYAGSFRDNAPSWCFAPFEPEGILSSISAILSTIIGVHFGHVLIHFQDHSARLKQWVTMGFTLLILGLVLHFTHAIPLNKQLYTFSYVCVTSGAAALVFSVFYTLVDIWGLRPLFLPLEWIGMNAMLVYVMAAAGIFAGFINGWYYDDPHNTLIYWIKKHLFIGVWHSKKVGILLYVIFAEILFWGVVSGILHRFGLYWKL; from the exons ATGGCCTATGATTGGTCATGCACCATG agaataCCTAACCAACTTATGGCCATTGAAAAGGTCACTCTTCGAACTTTAAAGCTCCTATTTTGGGGCCTTCTATTACAAG GTGGCTATTCGCATGCGCCAGACAAACTGACTTATGGTGTTGACGTGAGAAAGATAAGGTTATTTGGCATTCTCCAG AGAATTGCTCTTGCATATTTGGTTGTGGCATTTGTGGAAGTACTTTCAAGAAAAACACAATCCAATGTTCAACCATTTAACCACTTCTCTATATTCAAGTCATACTTTTGGAATTG GCTGGTTGGAGCTTGTATTCTTGTTGTTTACTTTGCTCTTCTTTATGGAATATATGTTCCGGATTGGCAATTTACTGTCACCGATAGCGAGAGTGTTTATTATGGAAGAAACTTCACT GTAGCATGTGGTGTCAGAGGAAATCTGGATCCTCCATGTAATGCTGTGGGATATATTGACAGAAAAGTGCTGGGAATCAATCACTTGTATGCCCATCCTGCTTGGAGAAGATCTGAA GCTTGCACCGAGAATTCTCCATATGCAGGGTCTTTCCGAGATAATGCTCCATCATGGTGTTTTGCCCCATTTGAACCTGAAGGAATTTTAAG CTCTATATCTGCCATTCTGTCCACAATCATTGGAGTGCATTTTGGGCATGTTCTAATCCATTTTCAG GATCACTCCGCTAGGCTGAAGCAATGGGTTACAATGGGCTTCACTCTTCTTATCTTAGGActtgttcttcattttactCACG CAATTCCGTTAAATAAACAGTTGTATACATTTAGCTATGTCTGCGTGACATCGGGAGCTGCAGCGTTGGTTTTCTCAGTCTTCTACACTTTG GTTGATATCTGGGGCCTGAGGCCCTTGTTTCTACCATTGGAGTGGATCGGGATGAATGCGATGCTTGTGTATGTTATGGCAGCTGCTGGCATTTTTGCAGGTTTCATCAATGGGTGGTATTATGATGATCCCCACAACACACTG ATATATTGGATAAAGAAGCATCTTTTCATTGGAGTTTGGCATTCCAAAAAAGTGGGTATTCTCCTCTATGTGATATTTGCAGAGATCCTGTTTTGGGGCGTCGTCTCTGGGATCTTGCATCGGTTTGGTTTATACTGGAAGCTGTAa
- the LOC101210116 gene encoding heparan-alpha-glucosaminide N-acetyltransferase isoform X2 encodes MLISMEEIKPDSTSHHPHRLISVDSDALLPKPVKSKRLASLDIFRGLTVALMILVDDAGGEWPMIGHAPWYGCNLADFVMPFFLFIVGMAIALALKRIPNQLMAIEKVTLRTLKLLFWGLLLQGGYSHAPDKLTYGVDVRKIRLFGILQRIALAYLVVAFVEVLSRKTQSNVQPFNHFSIFKSYFWNWLVGACILVVYFALLYGIYVPDWQFTVTDSESVYYGRNFTVACGVRGNLDPPCNAVGYIDRKVLGINHLYAHPAWRRSEACTENSPYAGSFRDNAPSWCFAPFEPEGILSSISAILSTIIGVHFGHVLIHFQDHSARLKQWVTMGFTLLILGLVLHFTHAIPLNKQLYTFSYVCVTSGAAALVFSVFYTLVDIWGLRPLFLPLEWIGMNAMLVYVMAAAGIFAGFINGWYYDDPHNTLIYWIKKHLFIGVWHSKKVGILLYVIFAEILFWGVVSGILHRFGLYWKL; translated from the exons ATG CTCATTTCCATGGAAGAAATCAAGCCCGATTCCACTTCTCACCACCCCCACCGCCTTATCTCGGTTGATTCCGATGCTTTGCTCCCAAAACCGGTGAAATCTAAGCGTCTTGCGTCGCTTGATATCTTCCGAGGTCTCACCGTTGCG TTGATGATTTTGGTTGATGATGCCGGGGGAGAATGGCCTATGATTGGTCATGCACCATGGTATGGTTGTAATCTTGCGGATTTTGTGATGccttttttcttgttcattgTTGGGATGGCCATTGCACTCGCCCTGAAG agaataCCTAACCAACTTATGGCCATTGAAAAGGTCACTCTTCGAACTTTAAAGCTCCTATTTTGGGGCCTTCTATTACAAG GTGGCTATTCGCATGCGCCAGACAAACTGACTTATGGTGTTGACGTGAGAAAGATAAGGTTATTTGGCATTCTCCAG AGAATTGCTCTTGCATATTTGGTTGTGGCATTTGTGGAAGTACTTTCAAGAAAAACACAATCCAATGTTCAACCATTTAACCACTTCTCTATATTCAAGTCATACTTTTGGAATTG GCTGGTTGGAGCTTGTATTCTTGTTGTTTACTTTGCTCTTCTTTATGGAATATATGTTCCGGATTGGCAATTTACTGTCACCGATAGCGAGAGTGTTTATTATGGAAGAAACTTCACT GTAGCATGTGGTGTCAGAGGAAATCTGGATCCTCCATGTAATGCTGTGGGATATATTGACAGAAAAGTGCTGGGAATCAATCACTTGTATGCCCATCCTGCTTGGAGAAGATCTGAA GCTTGCACCGAGAATTCTCCATATGCAGGGTCTTTCCGAGATAATGCTCCATCATGGTGTTTTGCCCCATTTGAACCTGAAGGAATTTTAAG CTCTATATCTGCCATTCTGTCCACAATCATTGGAGTGCATTTTGGGCATGTTCTAATCCATTTTCAG GATCACTCCGCTAGGCTGAAGCAATGGGTTACAATGGGCTTCACTCTTCTTATCTTAGGActtgttcttcattttactCACG CAATTCCGTTAAATAAACAGTTGTATACATTTAGCTATGTCTGCGTGACATCGGGAGCTGCAGCGTTGGTTTTCTCAGTCTTCTACACTTTG GTTGATATCTGGGGCCTGAGGCCCTTGTTTCTACCATTGGAGTGGATCGGGATGAATGCGATGCTTGTGTATGTTATGGCAGCTGCTGGCATTTTTGCAGGTTTCATCAATGGGTGGTATTATGATGATCCCCACAACACACTG ATATATTGGATAAAGAAGCATCTTTTCATTGGAGTTTGGCATTCCAAAAAAGTGGGTATTCTCCTCTATGTGATATTTGCAGAGATCCTGTTTTGGGGCGTCGTCTCTGGGATCTTGCATCGGTTTGGTTTATACTGGAAGCTGTAa
- the LOC101210116 gene encoding heparan-alpha-glucosaminide N-acetyltransferase isoform X1, whose product MSPTMDHGNNSPNEISQPLISMEEIKPDSTSHHPHRLISVDSDALLPKPVKSKRLASLDIFRGLTVALMILVDDAGGEWPMIGHAPWYGCNLADFVMPFFLFIVGMAIALALKRIPNQLMAIEKVTLRTLKLLFWGLLLQGGYSHAPDKLTYGVDVRKIRLFGILQRIALAYLVVAFVEVLSRKTQSNVQPFNHFSIFKSYFWNWLVGACILVVYFALLYGIYVPDWQFTVTDSESVYYGRNFTVACGVRGNLDPPCNAVGYIDRKVLGINHLYAHPAWRRSEACTENSPYAGSFRDNAPSWCFAPFEPEGILSSISAILSTIIGVHFGHVLIHFQDHSARLKQWVTMGFTLLILGLVLHFTHAIPLNKQLYTFSYVCVTSGAAALVFSVFYTLVDIWGLRPLFLPLEWIGMNAMLVYVMAAAGIFAGFINGWYYDDPHNTLIYWIKKHLFIGVWHSKKVGILLYVIFAEILFWGVVSGILHRFGLYWKL is encoded by the exons ATGAGCCCCACCATGGATCATGGTAACAACAGTCCAAACGAGATTTCTCAACCT CTCATTTCCATGGAAGAAATCAAGCCCGATTCCACTTCTCACCACCCCCACCGCCTTATCTCGGTTGATTCCGATGCTTTGCTCCCAAAACCGGTGAAATCTAAGCGTCTTGCGTCGCTTGATATCTTCCGAGGTCTCACCGTTGCG TTGATGATTTTGGTTGATGATGCCGGGGGAGAATGGCCTATGATTGGTCATGCACCATGGTATGGTTGTAATCTTGCGGATTTTGTGATGccttttttcttgttcattgTTGGGATGGCCATTGCACTCGCCCTGAAG agaataCCTAACCAACTTATGGCCATTGAAAAGGTCACTCTTCGAACTTTAAAGCTCCTATTTTGGGGCCTTCTATTACAAG GTGGCTATTCGCATGCGCCAGACAAACTGACTTATGGTGTTGACGTGAGAAAGATAAGGTTATTTGGCATTCTCCAG AGAATTGCTCTTGCATATTTGGTTGTGGCATTTGTGGAAGTACTTTCAAGAAAAACACAATCCAATGTTCAACCATTTAACCACTTCTCTATATTCAAGTCATACTTTTGGAATTG GCTGGTTGGAGCTTGTATTCTTGTTGTTTACTTTGCTCTTCTTTATGGAATATATGTTCCGGATTGGCAATTTACTGTCACCGATAGCGAGAGTGTTTATTATGGAAGAAACTTCACT GTAGCATGTGGTGTCAGAGGAAATCTGGATCCTCCATGTAATGCTGTGGGATATATTGACAGAAAAGTGCTGGGAATCAATCACTTGTATGCCCATCCTGCTTGGAGAAGATCTGAA GCTTGCACCGAGAATTCTCCATATGCAGGGTCTTTCCGAGATAATGCTCCATCATGGTGTTTTGCCCCATTTGAACCTGAAGGAATTTTAAG CTCTATATCTGCCATTCTGTCCACAATCATTGGAGTGCATTTTGGGCATGTTCTAATCCATTTTCAG GATCACTCCGCTAGGCTGAAGCAATGGGTTACAATGGGCTTCACTCTTCTTATCTTAGGActtgttcttcattttactCACG CAATTCCGTTAAATAAACAGTTGTATACATTTAGCTATGTCTGCGTGACATCGGGAGCTGCAGCGTTGGTTTTCTCAGTCTTCTACACTTTG GTTGATATCTGGGGCCTGAGGCCCTTGTTTCTACCATTGGAGTGGATCGGGATGAATGCGATGCTTGTGTATGTTATGGCAGCTGCTGGCATTTTTGCAGGTTTCATCAATGGGTGGTATTATGATGATCCCCACAACACACTG ATATATTGGATAAAGAAGCATCTTTTCATTGGAGTTTGGCATTCCAAAAAAGTGGGTATTCTCCTCTATGTGATATTTGCAGAGATCCTGTTTTGGGGCGTCGTCTCTGGGATCTTGCATCGGTTTGGTTTATACTGGAAGCTGTAa
- the LOC101209871 gene encoding F-actin-capping protein subunit alpha — protein sequence MADEEVELSDEQKKEIAKWFLLNAPAGEIQFVAKDVKKILNDDELYHEAASEAFPQYNKSHMICIEMPGRVGDVIITPFNELEENEFLDPRTAQVAIIDNIKQVCTEVRHALDEELPSAYVEEFRYAVDMEVSRYVGEAYPKGVCSVYCVNGKDAEGPESDFELAVVIAAARHSPQNFCNGSWRSTWNIEFKSDFQSLEIKGKMQVGAHYFEEGNVQLDAKHECNDSTVLQAPEDCAAAIANIIRHHEAEYLVSLETSYSNLPDTTFKDLRRKLPVTRTLFPWHNTSQFSLTRDIAKELGIGK from the exons ATGGCCGATGAAGAAGTGGAGCTCAGCGACGAGCAGAAGAAGGAGATCGCGAAGTGGTTTCTCCTAAACGCTCCAGCCGGAGAAATCCAATTCGTCGCCAAAG atgtgaagaaaattttgaacgaCGATGAGTTGTACCACGAGGCAGCATCTGAAGCTTTTCCTCAGTACAATAAATCACATATGATTTGTATTGAAATGCCTGGTCGAGTAGGAGAT GTGATTATTACACCGTTCAATGAGCTTGAAGAAAACGAGTTCCTTGATCCAAGAACTGCACAAGTTGCTATAATAGATAATATCAAACAG GTATGCACTGAAGTGAGACATGCGCTGGATGAAGAACTCCCCTCTGCATATGTTGAGGAATTTCG ATATGCTGTAGATATGGAAGTTTCTCGATATGTTGGGGAAGCATATCCAAAAGGTGTTTGCTCAGTTTACTGTGTAAATGGAAAAGACGCAGAGGGACCTGAATCTGATTTTGAGCTTGCTGTGGTTATTGCTGCTGCTAGACATAGCCCTCAGAACTTCTG TAATGGAAGCTGGCGTTCTACGTGGAATATTGAGttcaaaagtgattttcaaTCCCTTGaaataaaagggaaaatgCAG GTGGGTGCCCATTACTTTGAAGAGGGAAATGTTCAATTAGATGCGAAGCATGAATGTAACGATTCAACTGTCCTACAG GCTCCTGAAGATTGTGCAGCTGCTATAGCCAATATTATTCGTCATCACGAAGCAGAATACTTAGTATCTCTTGAG ACATCCTATTCAAACTTGCCAGATACCACCTTCAAG GATCTTCGAAGGAAGCTTCCCGTTACTCGGACCCTATTTCCATGGCACAATACCTCACAATTCAGCTTAACAAGAGACATTGCTAAAGAACTCGGAATTGGAAAGTAA
- the LOC101209626 gene encoding 60S ribosomal protein L18-3 translates to MGIDLVAGGKSKKTKRTAPKSDDIYLKLLVKLYRFLVRRTGSNFNAVILKRLFMSKVNKPPISLSRLIKYMNGKEGRIAVIVGTVTDDIRVYEVPALKVTALRFTETARARIEKAGGECLTFDQLALRAPLGQNTVLLRGPKNSREAVKHFGPAPGVPHSHTKPYVRSKGRKFERARGKRNSRGYRV, encoded by the exons ATG GGTATCGATCTGGTAGCCGGAGGTAAGAGCAAGAAGACCAAAAGGACTGCCCCCAAGTCCGATGATATCTACCTCAAGCTCCTCGTTAAG CTGTACCGGTTTCTTGTCCGAAGAACTGGAAGCAATTTCAATGCAGTGATCCTCAAGCGCTTGTTCATGAGCAAGGTGAACAAGCCACCAATTTCACTATCCAGACTTATCAAGTACATGAATGGAAAG GAAGGGAGAATTGCTGTCATTGTTGGAACCGTGACAGATGACATCCGTGTTTACGAAGTCCCAGCATTGAAAGTTACAGCCTTGAGGTTCACTGAGACCGCAAGGGCCAGAATTGAGAAGGCAGGTGGTGAGTGTTTGACATTCGACCAGCTTGCCTTGAGGGCTCCTCTTGGCCAGAATACG GTTCTTCTTCGTGGACCGAAGAACTCTCGTGAGGCTGTGAAACACTTCGGTCCTGCTCCTGGTGTGCCTCACAGCCACACGAAACCGTACGTGAGGTCAAAGGGAAGGAAGTTTGAGAGAGCCAGAGGAAAGAGAAACAGCAGGGGATACCGAGTTTAA
- the LOC101220765 gene encoding F-box protein PP2-B15: MAGISSIGVLPEDCISAILSLTTPSDAGKLALVSSMFRSAAESDVVWGRFLPENYEEIVAASELSGEAPLRSKREAFFRLCSPILVDEGKKSFELEKLSGKVIYMLSARELSITWSSDPLCWTWKSHPQSTFPEVVELRTVSWLEINGKIRTKTLSPNTKYGAYLLFKISERAYGLELMPAQLSLQLFPINQPNTNNYNNNHNNSEAYVWLHHKHHDQNNQSNLESLLYGNRRERATKFIQNHVQNKEFRVLNQREDGWLEVELGEFFTTQNDQQLHMSFMETKGFQLKSGLLIQGIQIRPKH; the protein is encoded by the exons ATGGCTGGAATTTCGAGCATCGGAGTGTTGCCGGAGGACTGTATTTCCGCGATTCTGTCACTCACAACTCCCTCCGACGCCGGGAAATTGGCCCTCGTGTCATCCATGTTTCGGTCCGCGGCGGAATCCGACGTAGTTTGGGGGAGATTTTTGCCGGAAAACTACGAGGAAATTGTGGCGGCGTCTGAACTGTCCGGTGAGGCTCCGTTGAGATCGAAGAGAGAGGCTTTCTTCAGACTGTGCTCTCCGATCCTTGTGGACGAGggtaaaaag AGTTTTGAATTGGAGAAGTTATCAGGGAaggttatatatatgttatcaGCAAGGGAATTGAGTATCACATGGAGTTCTGATCCTCTTTGTTGGACTTGGAAATCTCATCCTCAATCAac ATTCCCAGAAGTGGTGGAGCTAAGAACAGTGAGTTGGTTAGAGATTAATGGGAAAATAAGAACCAAAACGCTATCTCCAAACACAAAATATGGAGCTTATCTTCTGTTCAAGATTTCAGAGAGAGCTTATGGATTAGAATTGATGCCAGCTCAactttctcttcaattattcCCAATTAATCAACCGAACACAAACAACTATaacaataatcataataattcaGAAGCCTACGTTTGGTTGCACCATAAACATCATGATCAAAATAACCAAAGTAATTTGGAGTCTTTGCTGTATGGTAATAGAAGGGAAAGAGCCACTAAATTCATACAGAATCATGTTCAGAATAAGgaatttagggttttgaatCAAAGAGAAGATGGGTGGTTGGAGGTTGAATTGGGTGAATTTTTCACAACACAAAATGACCAACAACTCCATATGAGTTTCATGGAAACCAAAGGCTTTCAGCTCAAATCTGGTCTTCTTATTCAAGGCATTCAAATTAGACCTAAACATTGA
- the LOC105434556 gene encoding F-box protein PP2-B15, with translation MAGISSIGVLPEDCVSAILSLTSPSDAGKLALVSSMFRSAAESDVVWGRFLPENYEEIVAASEMSGEAPLRSKREAFFRLCSPILVDEGKKSFELEKLSGKVIYMLSARELSITWSSDPLCWTWKSHPQSTFPEVVELRTVSWLEINGKIRTKMLSPNTKYGAYLLFKISERAYGLELMPAQLSLQLFPINQPNTNSSNNNHNNSEAYVWLHHKHHDQNNQSNLESLLYGNRRERATKFIQNHLQNKEFRVLNQREDGWLEVELGEFFTTQNDQQLHMSFMETEGFQLKSGLLIQGIQIRPKH, from the exons ATGGCCGGAATTTCGAGCATCGGAGTGTTGCCGGAGGACTGTGTTTCGGCGATTCTGTCACTCACATCTCCCTCCGACGCCGGGAAATTGGCCCTCGTGTCGTCCATGTTTCGGTCCGCGGCGGAATCCGACGTAGTTTGGGGGAGATTTTTGCCGGAAAACTACGAGGAAATTGTGGCAGCGTCTGAAATGTCCGGTGAGGCTCCGTTGAGATCGAAGAGAGAGGCTTTCTTCAGACTGTGCTCTCCGATCCTTGTGGACGAGggtaaaaag AGTTTTGAATTGGAGAAGTTATCAGGGAaggttatatatatgttatcaGCAAGGGAATTGAGTATCACATGGAGTTCTGATCCTCTTTGTTGGACTTGGAAATCTCATCCTCAATCAac ATTCCCAGAAGTGGTGGAGCTAAGAACAGTGAGTTGGTTAGAGATTAATGGGAAAATAAGAACCAAAATGCTATCTCCAAACACAAAATATGGAGCTTATCTTCTGTTCAAGATTTCAGAGAGAGCTTATGGATTAGAATTGATGCCTGCTCAactttctcttcaattattcCCAATTAATCAACCAAACACAAACAGttctaataataatcataataattcaGAAGCCTACGTTTGGCTGCACCATAAACATCATGATCAAAATAACCAAAGTAATTTGGAGTCTTTGTTATATGGTAATAGAAGGGAAAGAGCCACTAAATTCATACAGAATCATCTTCAGAATAAGgaatttagggttttgaatCAAAGAGAAGATGGGTGGTTGGAGGTCGAACTGGGTGAATTTTTCACAACACAAAATGACCAACAACTCCATATGAGTTTCATGGAAACAGAAGGCTTTCAACTCAAATCTGGTCTTCTTATTCAAGGCATTCAAATC